A window from Streptomyces sp. NBC_00299 encodes these proteins:
- a CDS encoding SDR family NAD(P)-dependent oxidoreductase: MSTILITGATSGLGRYVAAELVRSGHRVLAHGRDADRTHRLVEELRADGEAEGFVADLASLGQVRELAAHVAGAHPELDVLINNAAVGAGPRGSERDIGTDGHELRLAVNYLAPVALTRALLPVLLANAPARIVNVGSAGQEPVDFDDPELTRGYDGLSAYCRSKFALAAHTFTLAEELAGTGVSVNVLHPATHMDTAMVRDGGFTPRHTVADGAPGVLALATRELGTGGYFDGTSRARAHERTYDPGVRKRLAAVTDQLLNL; this comes from the coding sequence ATGTCCACGATTCTGATCACGGGCGCCACCTCGGGTCTCGGCCGCTACGTCGCCGCCGAGCTGGTCCGCTCCGGGCACCGTGTCCTCGCGCACGGACGGGACGCGGACCGTACGCACCGGCTTGTCGAGGAGCTGCGGGCCGACGGCGAGGCCGAGGGGTTCGTCGCGGATCTTGCCTCGCTGGGGCAGGTGCGGGAGCTGGCTGCCCATGTCGCCGGGGCCCATCCCGAGCTCGACGTGCTGATCAACAACGCGGCGGTGGGCGCCGGGCCACGCGGGTCCGAACGGGACATCGGCACGGACGGGCACGAACTGCGCCTCGCGGTCAACTACTTGGCGCCGGTCGCCCTGACCCGCGCCCTGCTGCCTGTGCTGCTCGCCAACGCGCCCGCGCGGATCGTGAACGTCGGCTCGGCCGGTCAGGAACCCGTCGACTTCGACGACCCCGAGCTGACCCGTGGCTACGACGGACTCTCGGCGTACTGCCGCAGCAAGTTCGCCCTCGCGGCGCACACGTTCACCCTCGCCGAGGAACTCGCCGGCACGGGTGTCTCGGTCAACGTGCTGCACCCGGCGACCCACATGGACACGGCGATGGTCCGCGACGGGGGCTTCACGCCCCGGCACACCGTCGCCGACGGCGCCCCGGGCGTCCTGGCCCTCGCCACCCGGGAGCTGGGCACGGGCGGCTACTTCGACGGGACGTCCCGGGCGCGGGCACATGAGCGGACGTACGACCCCGGCGTCCGCAAGCGGCTGGCGGCCGTCACCGATCAGCTGCTGAACCTCTGA
- a CDS encoding ATP-binding protein, which produces MTEVRPTQAASASLWERDEELAAFEGALDTLCAEKSSSGSLLVLRGEAGLGKTALLAETRRIAEARGCTVWSARGSETLSSVPFNVVRQLMQPALLSLMPEEAREYLGDWYDIAGPALGITDPGERQADPQGVCDGLVAAVRRLARRDWPLVLLIDDAHWADQETLRWLAAFAERLGEQNVLVVVARRPGEVSGDSARHLDAVAAAGSSVATLSALTPDATAGLTRATLGPHADAPFCREVWAVTGGNPYETVELLAKVQDSEFEPTEAAAAELRALNRAARGGGLVARLETLGIEATRFAWAAAILGTGISVDLVAELATMSLDDAVRCAALLRTARILTEPDPAGARPGDGELEFVHPLIASAVYNSIPDALRTAMHGIAARVVTDNGRGAAVAARHLLEVHPDSDEELVEQLREAAREHLAVGAPDAARRCLERALLEPPLPEVHARVLHELGGATLLTAPATTIDHLQTALAMPGLDGDERVDAVYRLSQALLHNDQLEEAVRTVEAEAARHRAGPARLRLQAVQFMWEGIHAGEAAYPGRSTRLAELAATCTGRDNSERALLILRGFDAMARGENAEEVAELCDRALVNGRLAPGLGWTDPQWGIELLMMLANSYAFTDRLDRAESLYNEALRAYESAGWSGGHLALAHAYVGVGHRRRGRLREAEASLRKSLALAERVGRRLPLHWSATCNLVDTLLARGHVQEAWELAEEHGFAPPYPTTIVLPDPRSVRGRLLLAVGRTKDGINELEAAEKAAAVRGHNNPVLVPWAVDLARALANEDPERAARLATDVRRHAERLGTDTAIGEAVRCAAALETGQRAVRLAEQAVTYLEASPCQYEHAAARVEYGIAARSSAELRRGLTLARSCGADGLVLQAEAALAAGVV; this is translated from the coding sequence ATGACGGAGGTACGGCCCACACAGGCCGCCTCGGCCTCCCTGTGGGAGCGCGACGAGGAACTCGCCGCCTTTGAGGGGGCGCTCGACACCCTGTGCGCAGAGAAGTCCTCGTCGGGCAGCCTCCTGGTGCTCCGGGGCGAGGCGGGACTCGGCAAGACCGCGCTGCTGGCCGAAACACGCCGTATCGCCGAGGCCCGCGGCTGCACGGTGTGGTCCGCCCGCGGCAGCGAGACCCTGAGCTCCGTCCCCTTCAACGTCGTACGGCAGCTGATGCAGCCCGCCCTGCTGTCGCTGATGCCGGAGGAGGCGCGCGAGTACCTCGGCGACTGGTACGACATCGCCGGACCCGCCCTCGGCATCACGGACCCCGGCGAGCGGCAGGCCGACCCGCAGGGCGTGTGCGACGGCCTGGTGGCCGCCGTACGCCGGCTGGCCCGGCGCGACTGGCCGCTGGTGCTGCTGATCGACGACGCCCACTGGGCCGACCAGGAGACCCTGCGCTGGCTCGCCGCCTTCGCCGAACGCCTCGGCGAACAGAACGTCCTCGTCGTGGTGGCCCGCCGCCCCGGCGAGGTCAGCGGCGACAGCGCCCGCCACCTCGACGCGGTCGCCGCCGCGGGCAGCTCCGTCGCCACCCTGAGTGCCCTCACCCCGGACGCGACCGCCGGCCTCACCCGCGCCACCCTCGGCCCGCACGCCGACGCCCCGTTCTGCCGCGAGGTCTGGGCGGTCACCGGCGGCAACCCGTACGAGACCGTCGAACTCCTCGCCAAGGTGCAGGACAGCGAGTTCGAGCCGACCGAGGCCGCGGCCGCCGAGCTGCGTGCCCTGAACCGCGCGGCACGCGGCGGCGGCCTCGTCGCCCGCCTGGAGACACTCGGCATCGAAGCCACCCGCTTCGCCTGGGCGGCCGCCATCCTCGGCACCGGCATCTCCGTCGACCTGGTGGCCGAGCTCGCCACCATGAGCCTCGACGACGCCGTGCGCTGCGCCGCCCTCCTGCGCACCGCCCGCATCCTCACCGAGCCCGACCCGGCGGGTGCCCGACCGGGCGACGGGGAGCTGGAGTTCGTCCACCCCCTCATCGCCTCCGCCGTCTACAACTCCATCCCCGACGCCCTGCGCACCGCGATGCACGGCATCGCCGCCCGCGTCGTCACCGACAACGGCCGCGGCGCCGCGGTCGCCGCCCGGCACCTCCTCGAGGTCCACCCGGACAGCGACGAGGAACTCGTCGAGCAGTTGCGCGAGGCCGCCCGCGAACACCTCGCCGTCGGCGCTCCCGACGCGGCCCGCCGCTGTCTGGAGCGGGCCCTGCTGGAACCGCCCCTGCCCGAGGTCCACGCGCGCGTGCTCCACGAACTGGGCGGCGCCACCCTCCTCACCGCGCCCGCCACCACCATCGACCACCTCCAGACCGCCCTGGCCATGCCCGGTCTAGACGGTGACGAACGCGTCGACGCCGTCTACCGGCTCTCCCAGGCCCTGCTCCACAACGACCAGCTGGAGGAAGCCGTCCGCACCGTCGAGGCGGAAGCCGCCCGGCACCGGGCCGGCCCCGCCAGGCTGCGGCTGCAGGCGGTGCAGTTCATGTGGGAGGGCATCCACGCGGGCGAGGCGGCCTACCCGGGGCGCTCGACGCGACTCGCCGAACTCGCCGCCACCTGCACCGGTCGCGACAACTCCGAGCGTGCCCTGCTCATCCTGCGCGGCTTCGACGCCATGGCCCGCGGTGAGAACGCCGAGGAGGTCGCCGAACTGTGCGACCGCGCCCTCGTCAACGGCCGCCTCGCCCCCGGACTCGGCTGGACCGACCCGCAGTGGGGCATCGAGCTGCTGATGATGCTGGCCAACTCCTACGCCTTCACCGACCGCCTCGACCGCGCGGAGTCCCTCTACAACGAGGCTCTGCGCGCGTACGAGTCCGCCGGCTGGAGCGGCGGCCACCTCGCCCTGGCCCACGCCTACGTCGGCGTCGGGCACCGCAGGCGCGGCCGGCTCCGCGAGGCGGAGGCGTCCCTGCGCAAGTCGCTGGCGCTCGCCGAGCGCGTCGGCCGTCGACTGCCCCTGCACTGGTCGGCGACCTGCAACCTCGTCGACACGCTGCTCGCTCGCGGCCATGTCCAGGAGGCCTGGGAGCTCGCCGAGGAGCACGGCTTCGCCCCGCCGTACCCGACCACCATCGTGCTGCCGGACCCGCGCTCGGTCCGCGGCCGGCTGCTCCTGGCCGTCGGCCGCACCAAGGACGGCATCAACGAACTGGAGGCCGCGGAGAAGGCGGCCGCCGTGCGCGGCCACAACAACCCGGTCCTGGTGCCCTGGGCCGTCGACCTGGCCCGTGCCCTCGCCAACGAGGACCCGGAGCGCGCCGCCCGGCTGGCCACCGACGTCCGCCGGCACGCCGAGCGCCTCGGCACCGACACCGCCATCGGCGAGGCCGTGCGGTGCGCCGCCGCCCTGGAGACCGGCCAGCGCGCGGTACGCCTGGCCGAACAGGCCGTCACCTATCTGGAGGCCTCGCCCTGCCAGTACGAACACGCCGCCGCCCGGGTCGAGTACGGCATCGCCGCACGCTCGTCGGCGGAGCTTCGGCGCGGGCTGACGCTGGCGCGGTCGTGCGGCGCGGACGGACTGGTGCTCCAGGCGGAGGCGGCGCTGGCCGCGGGAGTGGTGTGA